The Populus nigra chromosome 4, ddPopNigr1.1, whole genome shotgun sequence genome contains the following window.
aataataaataagGTATACTTGTTAATTATATcttatgaaatgaaaatttcccttatttaaacaaaaaaaaactaaatataaaatgaaaattatttaataccCTGCCTATAAAACaagcataaaaatattattttaaatattttaaaaggtttgatttataatattatccAATTCACTGCACTTTTATAAAGCCGAAACTACATAAAACAGGTGTCGTTATCGTTAAAAAAAAGGCTGAATTGATCTTGCTTTTCAAGTGTGACAAGATCACAGCATATTTTGCTTCGGGGGTCTTATTTTGATTCCCATGAAAGTAACTCCGAACGTAGCAACCTGACCTCAGGAGAATGGCCCCAGTTTTCACCAACTACTTACAGATATTAATAATGTCTCGGCCAAGCCGTCCAGAGTCAGCTGAATACTTCATGGAATCCAGCCATCCTCCTCCTATAAAGTGTTTCCTTGGTTGGTACTTGCAAATAGAATCAACCACCTCCCATGGGGCTCGTTCGTTCGTTTTGAAGAGCTAGCCCTACAGCCATCATTTTGCTAAATCGCCCTTGTTCTTAAAGagcataattattaattttcccTCCGCCGTTTTATTAGTCGGAAAGACAAAGGAGGCCCAGGATCTCGGCCTGTGAAGGCTTGCCACTAAGATGTGTCGGCTAAAAGCATCACAGGCAATTTAAAGGTGCATAAAGCTAGCATGATATACAGGGGATtgcattataaaaattaattggggTAGGAGTTAGGAAAAGCTTGTAGGGCATGCTGTAAAGCTACTTTGAAGCACATATCACTGCAGCTGATCGATATGCAATGATTGTCCCCACACAAATACGATGGTAACACCGGGACTGGGTAAACCTCTCTTTGGGTGGAAGCAATTCCGGGTCCTAAAAGTGACCGGACAacggtgagatttttttttttttttaaaaaaagggcgAAAATAATCATTCCAAAATGCCAAAGGAAAAGACACATAATTCTTTGAAtataataagataaataaataaatagaagagaGACCTAAAATTTGTTAGCTGGCTGGCTAGAACTCCAATGAATTTTAAGCGCTGCCTTGACCTTATCTCTGGTGGGGGAGCCGTATGATAAATTAATATCACAAGTACCTTTGGTGGACGTTGAAAACAAGCCTGAATGTGAGCTTTTTCGAGACTCGAGACGATGAAGTCATGATATATTCcttactttagtttttttaaaaaaatttcttgggtGGAAGGtcaataattagattttttttttctagatgttTGAAATTAGCGTGagaaatatatctttaaaatcatgaaaagatgaaatttaGTCTTGATTAACCTATACACttgtctaaaaatatatttactatagaaaaaaaaaagactggaAGAGATTAGAAAAGGAAGATCCAAACCTAATGGatcttaatttgattttctaccaaaaaaataaaacaggaaTAAAAGTGagttaaaattaaacttaatttcttaattataaatcaaaatatcataatGCTTATATATgcatccaattaaataaatcaatatttgaTCAAGAGATAATTaggattaaaaaatttgattttacaaCATGTGTCATATACTTAATTgtgtttgataattttgttttcaataataattttttttttgatcaaattattatttatgtaaataaaaagtaaaaaataatcattaataaaagtgaatttaataaaattatgaagtccaactataaataatctaatattgaatgatgaaattaaatatattaaaaaaaaaaaagagatttgagTCAATTGGTAACCTTGTGGTCATGAGCATATGACTAGAATAGCTCTATAGAAAGGAAAGTGAAACAAAACATGAAGATCAAttctcgaaaaaaaaaaaagcaatttaaaaatattaaggaatgggattgaaaacaatgcaataaaaaagataaaaacaacaataaaaaacaaaattaaaattaaatgggGGAGGGATGCCAaactcaagataaaaataaattaaaattaaatgtcgagggattaaatttaaaaaaaaatagtaaaaaaataaaaaaaataaaaaaataaaaactaaatttgatataaaaattaaattaaataaaaaaatcagataaaataaaataaaataaaataaaaataaaataaaaagaatgttagCGCACTTCTAATACAACCATGAAAGAATACAACCATGAAAGGTGAAATTTCACCATTGAAACACGATGAAGGTTGCAGGCTGCGTCTACTCATTGTGCCACTCACACaccaactattttttattgatattttatagtTACAAAAAGGTCAAATGGCCTCTTGTTCAACATAagtataataaaagaaaaaaaaaaatccttgcaCGGGAGTTCTAAATTTTTGGATTCGATGACATCTATGTAATTTCACcatgcataaaaacaaaaaatgcctATAAAGCCCCTACatgcttgtttctttttttttcaatgcttccaatattattttagtcattgtaatattataaaataatataaaagattgaTCTAACCCTATTAAATTTGGCAATTGACTAATATGTCCCCTTGAAACACCCATTTACCCTAAATGGccgattcatttgatgatttctaaaaaaaaaaaaaaaaaaaaaaactaagtgggGGGTTTTTTATTACTAAAGTAAAACCCAACACGTTTTAGaattttgtataataataataatattcttcGCTTTCCTTTTGGGTTTCTTTTCTCGTAAACCGTCAACGTCGCTGAATGTAGACAAATCTAAACAATTCCGGACAAATAAAAATTGCTCAAGTGAAGAGTCATCTTCTTCAGATCAATCCTTGAGATCTACGTTTTACCCAACAACATTAACtgattgattgattgttaaTCCTTTGTCAAATTTGTGAATCATGTCGTTCTTCACATTGAccgaatatatatttatatatacactTTCTAAACGTTGTTTGTTGGTTGTTTGGAATtgtgttttgaataaaaatttatttattttatttaaaattttattttgtatatttttaaattattttaatatattaatatcaaaaataatttttattttttttttaaaatatgattatagCCTCTACGATGTGATGACATAAATTAGAAGAGGTTATATTTTTGTCATCttcagaagaaaaaattataaacatgaATTACTCTAATCATCTTAATTCTTTCTATGGTTCGTGTTTATGTTTCTCctctttattttcaatttatgtttttagttttttatagtaccaattctttttttcaaatacttTAATCTCCATTTATTAATGAAACATAACTCAATCGggattcttcaattttttttcatagttctTCAAATTCATATGATAACTTATTAGGTACACTTTAAGGCGTCCGTTGAGAAAACATAAATTCACTgtaaatttgtttataaatttatttttatcttttaaattaaatatatttttattttcttatcttttttttttaaaattttaagatattaagAAAATGCAATTCAGACTCAACCTTGGTCTAATCTTGCCTCAATCCTCGAGTCACCATGCCCCGACTTAAACTTCATCCCTCCTTAACCATTGGGCAGTCCTGCTCATCTGCAAATCTCATGGCACTCTGTTATCTCTCCCATGTTACCGTTAAATACAGGAGTCCAAGAAGTCAAGCAAgcagaaagtataaaaaattattcattctCAGGAAAAGAGgagtattaaaaacaaaaaaacaaaagaaaacaaaaaatcaagtgaaAACACAGGAAAAGCGCAGCAAACCAAACCCAGCATTAGCTTAACCCATCACCCACACAATACCTTCCTTCCAAGACATCCAAAGCACAATCCACACAGTACGCTTCAAAAATTTTCGTCTTTACCTCTCTCACTTTCTCTcgatttttctttccttgagAAAGTTAGAAGAAGGGAATTCAATTCCATTCCATCCTTACAATCCACAAAGACAAGAGAGCGAAAGATTTTATTCTATTGTTTATAATTTCCCATTTTGTCATGACGGAAACTATGGAAACTGCAACCTCTACAACACCAAAACAACCCCAAATCTCTGAGATGTTTTCAAAATTTGCTCTTGCTTTCAAGACCAAAACTTTCGAATTCTTCGCCGACGAAACCACCGCCGCCGACGAAACCACCGACGTTGATGACGGTTTCTCTCTCCTTGATTCCGCTGAGGATTTTATCCCTGACCAGAAAGTCATAATCTTGAAGCCTGACCAACCCTTGAGTCAAAATCAAGACTTTTTGCCACAGAAAGAGTTGACAGTGAAAAATAGCGAGACCCAGATCAAGCCTTTAAACACCCAGTTAGCTAATACTTTGATTTCTTCAGTTTTTTCTTCAGTTTCTTCGTTTGAAGCTTCTTATTTGCAGTTACAAACCGCGCATGTGCCTTTTAATGAAGAGAGCATTAAAGTAGCTGATAAGGCTTTGGTTTCAGCTCTTCAGAGATTGTCTGATTTGAAGCAAGTTTATAGGGATTTGTGTAAGAATCCTGATTTTGGTGATGATTTGCCAATTGGGTCTTGTTTGGAAGCTCAAGTAGACGAGAATCAAAGCAAGCTGAGAATTTTGGGGACCGTTTCCAATAGTTTGCAAGCAGAGATTGATCAAAAAGATAGTGAAGTTTCggtcttgaagaagaaattgagtGAGGTACACAAGTTTAATTCTTTATCGTCTAAGAGGTTGTGCAgtagtttgaatttgaattctgAGGTTTTGTTGACTGTTAAGGTTTTTGATTCTGTGTTAAATGATGCTTGTAGAACAATGCATAAGTTTACTAAGATTTTGGTTGATTTGATGACAAAAGCTAGGTGGGATTTGGACTTGGCAGCGAATTCTGTTCATTCTGATGTTGATTATGTGAAAAGAGGGCATAATCGTTATGCATTTTTATCCTATGTTTCTTTGGTGATGTTTAAAGGTTTTAATTTAGAAGGGTTTGGTTTGGAGAGTGAGGGTGAAGTTTCATGTAACGGGCTTGGATTGGATTCAGTTAAGAGTAACAGTTCATTGAAGCAATTGCTTGAGCATGTATCTAGCAATCCTATGGAGTTGTTAAGTAGGAATCCTACTTGTGAATTTTCGAGGTTTTGCGAGAAGAAGTATCAAGAGCTTATGCATCCGGCAATGGAGTCGTCAATTTTCAGCAATTTGGATCAAAATGAAGTTGTGTTGAATTCGTGGAGGTCACTTAGTATGTTCTACGAGTCATTTGTTAACATGTCGAGTTCTGTATGGACACTTCATAAACTGGCATTTTCTTTTGATCCCGTGGTTGATATTTTTCAAGTGGAAAGAGGGGTTGATTTTTCAACGGTGTATATGGAAGACGTCACGAGGAGATGCACCATGCCTAATAAAACCAGGTTAAAGGTGGGGTTCACAGTGGTTCCAGGTTTTAAAATCGGAAGAACAGTAATCCAATCTCAGGTTTATTTATGTGCTTGACATGTAATGAGTAATTTTTTACGTTTGCTGCCTAAGCAAAGTAATATGTTTTGGTTGGATATCCTGCGCTAAGTTCGAACACTGAGGGTTTGGATTGTGGCCAAACTATAGTGACACTAGAATCCAAAGGATTCAGGTCAGGGTTTTAATGCATACACCAGTTGACTATGCTCAAGGAGGAATTGGAAATATATATGATGAGACAATCCAGCTTTTTGTTGTGCTGTTGCACCAGGCATTAAGAGCAACAATGGTATGCAGCTCTTGGCTTTCTTTTGATGTGCAGTTATAGAGTTATACTTACAGTTAGGTTGTGAATTTACACACCCCCTTTCATCTCTCT
Protein-coding sequences here:
- the LOC133690759 gene encoding protein GRAVITROPIC IN THE LIGHT 1-like, giving the protein MTETMETATSTTPKQPQISEMFSKFALAFKTKTFEFFADETTAADETTDVDDGFSLLDSAEDFIPDQKVIILKPDQPLSQNQDFLPQKELTVKNSETQIKPLNTQLANTLISSVFSSVSSFEASYLQLQTAHVPFNEESIKVADKALVSALQRLSDLKQVYRDLCKNPDFGDDLPIGSCLEAQVDENQSKLRILGTVSNSLQAEIDQKDSEVSVLKKKLSEVHKFNSLSSKRLCSSLNLNSEVLLTVKVFDSVLNDACRTMHKFTKILVDLMTKARWDLDLAANSVHSDVDYVKRGHNRYAFLSYVSLVMFKGFNLEGFGLESEGEVSCNGLGLDSVKSNSSLKQLLEHVSSNPMELLSRNPTCEFSRFCEKKYQELMHPAMESSIFSNLDQNEVVLNSWRSLSMFYESFVNMSSSVWTLHKLAFSFDPVVDIFQVERGVDFSTVYMEDVTRRCTMPNKTRLKVGFTVVPGFKIGRTVIQSQVYLCA